A single Desulfatiglans sp. DNA region contains:
- a CDS encoding type II toxin-antitoxin system death-on-curing family toxin: protein MKNQIEIYKSPDNQIELQVQFDKDTVWLNQYQLAELFTTDRTSIIKHIQNIYETEELDEKVTCAKIAQVRQEGKRKVNRQVLHYNLDIIISVGYRVNSRRGTQFRQWATKRLKDYLVQGYAINEKRLEQKQQEVRHLKDGIRIISRAIEDKAGDTDFEWLKLYADGLRLLDDFDHETLDRKGKTDTSVIYPTYEEYIAMINQMRADFDSTVFGRERGGGFKSAIEQIRQGFGRKELYPTFEEKAATLLYLIVKNHAFVDGNKRIAAACFLMFLNRNNRLYPEKEGLPISNEALASLTLFVAVSKSNEMETVKQLIISILNRSKQ from the coding sequence ATGAAAAACCAGATTGAAATATACAAAAGCCCTGATAATCAGATAGAACTACAGGTTCAGTTTGATAAAGATACCGTATGGTTGAATCAGTATCAGTTGGCTGAATTATTTACTACAGACAGGACCTCGATTATTAAACATATTCAAAATATATACGAGACAGAAGAACTTGATGAAAAAGTAACTTGTGCAAAAATTGCACAAGTTCGACAGGAAGGCAAAAGAAAGGTCAACAGACAAGTCCTTCATTATAACCTGGATATTATTATTTCTGTTGGATACCGTGTGAATTCCAGGCGCGGTACCCAGTTCCGTCAGTGGGCAACAAAACGCCTCAAAGATTATCTCGTCCAGGGGTATGCAATCAACGAAAAACGCCTGGAACAGAAACAACAGGAGGTAAGGCACCTTAAAGATGGTATCCGCATTATCAGTAGAGCTATTGAGGATAAGGCAGGGGATACCGATTTTGAGTGGTTGAAACTTTATGCTGACGGGTTAAGGCTGCTTGATGATTTTGATCACGAAACTTTAGACAGAAAAGGAAAGACTGACACATCTGTTATCTATCCGACCTATGAAGAATACATCGCAATGATAAATCAGATGCGGGCTGATTTTGATTCCACTGTTTTTGGTCGTGAGCGCGGGGGTGGTTTTAAAAGCGCCATTGAACAGATTCGTCAGGGTTTCGGCAGGAAAGAGCTGTACCCGACGTTTGAAGAAAAAGCAGCGACCCTGCTTTACCTGATCGTGAAGAATCATGCCTTTGTTGACGGCAATAAACGTATCGCAGCAGCATGTTTTCTTATGTTTCTAAACAGGAATAATCGACTCTACCCTGAGAAAGAAGGTCTGCCCATCAGTAATGAGGCACTGGCCAGCCTGACATTGTTTGTGGCTGTCAGCAAATCAAACGAGATGGAGACTGTTAAGCAATTAATAATTTCCATATTGAACAGGAGCAAACAGTAG